Part of the Plasmodium cynomolgi strain B DNA, scaffold: 0088, whole genome shotgun sequence genome, gatcttttttaatgataaaattaacaagGATTCGATGTTAACATTATTAAAATCAAAATGTAATATTGATGATTCTCTTTTAAGACCCTTCGAAAATGTTGAAACCTCAAACTTATTACAACAaattcaggaaaaaaatgcaacaagACGCACTAAATCATCTAGTGATATTGagttacttaaaaaaataaagactgAAAAGGTGAATATTCTTTCTTAACAAAGCAGAACTCTGCTGTACATTATGACAATATTCCACTTCTTGTAGCACGAATAATTCATtctaaatcaaaaaaatatatataatttgttttatatttaattttttcaggataatatattaaaaaactCACCTGCTTATTTAATATACACAGAATTAGACAAAGAATTCAAAAACGCTAATTACAATATTACCCGTTGTAATGCAATAGATAACAGCagagaacaaataaaaactatttgtaaaaaaatagtaagaaatttaaatgaattacGAACActtgaaaatgtaaaaaatgaaagtcaTAGAGACCGTTGTacttatttaaatttttggatATATAGAGAATTaagtaaattatatattaataataatgataaagataaaaatatttttgactTACCTGAGGCTGCTAAACTTCTTAAAGCAGGTATTGAAATTAATAATGATTTAATTAAGGaagatttaaataaaaatttgaaatcgCAAGTTTGGACAAAAGAGCCACAAATCATTATACCATCTTCGAATGAAGATAGTTCTAGGGCACAGAATGCACTACATCTAGATATACCTTCAATTAAAGCAACTGCAGAAACTCTTACAAAAACAGAACCTAAATTAATTCCTTCAAATCCAGCACCTTCACCAAGTTTTCCAAGTTCAGTATCTCTAACAAGTAAAGTAAAAACAACACCATTCAATATTATTAGTTATAAAGATTTAAGCAGTTACGAAccttgttttttatttacaattgCAAATTATCTGAATGCATAGAAATGAAATActtgtatgaatattttaaaaattatgaatacattaaaaaagaaattaaatgtgaaaatggatataggaaaaaattcgTTGAATaccttaaaaatattagcatattatataataagcacaa contains:
- a CDS encoding hypothetical protein (putative), with product MVSLYHDFLSLWRDSSCCEMDKDKRCTKNVIIEFDKKLLKIKKELYDFSEYYDYVRNKLSSEIHNNKEYCEYTKYIFKLYNKLNEEYKERGLSHRYEKELIFFNDKINKDSMLTLLKSKCNIDDSLLRPFENVETSNLLQQIQEKNATRRTKSSSDIELLKKIKTEKDNILKNSPAYLIYTELDKEFKNANYNITRCNAIDNSREQIKTICKKIVRNLNELRTLENVKNESHRDRCTYLNFWIYRELSKLYINNNDKDKNIFDLPEAAKLLKAGIEINNDLIKEDLNKNLKSQVWTKEPQIIIPSSNEDSSRAQNALHLDIPSIKATAETLTKTEPKLIPSNPAPSPSFPSSVSLTSKVKTTPFNIISYKDLSSYEPCFLFTIANYLNA